One genomic segment of Chitinophaga sancti includes these proteins:
- a CDS encoding rhamnogalacturonan acetylesterase: MYKLLLTVITAAFLMSAAPHKPTLYLIGDSTVKNGKDKGDGDLWGWGHFIADYFDTTKIKVVNRALGGTSSRTYRTKGLWDSVLAKIQPGDYVIMQFGHNDGAPLDDTARARGTIKGIGDEQKEIYNPITKQQEVVHSYGWYLTQMIREAKAKGAVPVVCSPIPRNVWKDGKVARNNNDYGLWAKQVAEKEGVAFIDLNTLIADVYDKEGETKVAGTYFGTKDHTHTIEVGAKLNAAEVITGIKGVNKLSLNKYLK; encoded by the coding sequence ATGTACAAACTGTTGTTAACTGTTATCACCGCTGCTTTTTTAATGAGCGCCGCGCCGCATAAGCCCACCTTGTACCTGATAGGAGATAGTACTGTTAAAAACGGGAAAGACAAGGGAGACGGCGACCTGTGGGGATGGGGGCATTTTATCGCCGACTATTTTGATACCACAAAAATTAAGGTGGTCAATCGTGCCCTGGGAGGTACCAGCAGCCGTACTTACAGAACGAAGGGGCTCTGGGATTCTGTATTGGCAAAAATACAACCTGGTGATTATGTCATCATGCAGTTTGGTCATAATGATGGTGCGCCATTAGATGATACGGCCCGGGCCAGGGGTACGATCAAAGGTATTGGGGATGAACAAAAGGAGATCTATAATCCTATTACAAAGCAACAGGAAGTGGTGCATAGTTACGGCTGGTACCTGACGCAGATGATCAGAGAAGCAAAGGCAAAAGGTGCTGTTCCGGTAGTGTGCTCACCCATCCCACGCAATGTATGGAAGGATGGAAAAGTTGCACGCAATAATAATGATTATGGCTTATGGGCAAAGCAGGTGGCAGAGAAAGAAGGGGTTGCTTTCATCGATCTGAATACATTGATTGCAGATGTATACGACAAGGAAGGTGAGACAAAAGTAGCGGGTACTTATTTCGGTACCAAAGATCATACGCATACGATAGAAGTGGGGGCGAAGCTGAATGCAGCTGAAGTGATAACCGGAATAAAAGGAGTAAACAAGTTGAGCCTGAACAAATATCTAAAATGA
- a CDS encoding response regulator transcription factor — protein sequence MPNILVVDDQEVVRYGTTLILQKSIEDVHVSEAGSFEETLKILSSKPFDLVILDIDMPGGNNHQMLDVIRLRHPEIKILIFSSYDEQIFGWRYLEAGADGFLSKKMGIEEIKNATKSLLRDEKYLSPALKQTLLNNITRKKNNINPLDRLSNRESNIMQLLIKGLSVADIAEKLSLQVSTVSTYKKRICEKLQVSNIVEMIEKVQLYS from the coding sequence ATGCCTAACATTTTAGTTGTAGACGATCAGGAGGTTGTACGATATGGAACAACTCTCATTTTGCAAAAATCCATCGAAGATGTTCATGTGAGTGAAGCAGGGAGTTTTGAAGAAACGTTGAAAATCTTGTCCTCAAAACCTTTTGACCTTGTTATTCTCGACATCGACATGCCTGGTGGTAATAATCATCAGATGCTGGATGTTATCCGCTTAAGGCATCCTGAGATTAAGATACTCATCTTTAGCAGTTATGACGAACAGATTTTCGGCTGGCGCTATCTCGAAGCTGGTGCTGATGGTTTCCTCTCCAAAAAAATGGGTATAGAAGAAATCAAAAATGCCACAAAGAGTCTGCTCAGAGATGAAAAATACCTTAGCCCTGCACTGAAGCAAACCCTCCTTAATAATATTACCAGGAAGAAAAATAACATCAACCCGCTGGACCGGCTCTCTAACCGGGAAAGCAATATTATGCAGCTGCTCATTAAGGGATTGAGTGTGGCGGACATTGCGGAGAAACTGAGCCTGCAGGTATCTACTGTCAGTACGTATAAGAAAAGGATTTGTGAAAAACTCCAGGTATCAAATATCGTGGAGATGATTGAGAAAGTGCAGTTGTATTCTTAA
- a CDS encoding Na+/H+ antiporter, producing MENYSIVMLILGVMMALSAFADKLRKPYPVLLVSAGIALGFVPGMPQITISPEIVFLIFLPPMLYDAACNINVQEFRNNGKTINTLAFTVVFITTGGIALLAHFLMGMPWPLAFVLGAVLSATDAVAATGITKGLGLTHKTLTILEGESLINDASGLIAYRFAVAAVAGSSFIWYKAGGQFILLIAGGVLLGAVAGKLLQFILHHTRQNGIVAISFTLLFPFVTYSLAEDLHVSGVIAVVVLGVLTARLTSMYFPAATKAQSKAFWDIIVFILNGLVFILIGLEFPYVIHNVKSIQILPLIGYSFLIVFVTIAIRVVRIFLESHRHYLTFRKTGTDRHKKALLDWKTCLIVGWSGMRGIVSLATALALPEKLDSGVPFPQRDTIIFIAVMVVVISLVMQGLTLPLLVKWLKLRPDGRRH from the coding sequence ATGGAAAATTACAGCATCGTCATGCTTATACTGGGTGTCATGATGGCACTCTCGGCATTTGCAGATAAACTCAGGAAACCCTACCCGGTATTACTCGTTAGTGCTGGTATTGCACTGGGCTTTGTACCCGGCATGCCACAGATCACGATCAGTCCGGAGATCGTATTCCTGATATTCCTCCCTCCTATGCTGTATGATGCAGCATGTAATATCAATGTACAGGAATTTAGAAATAATGGTAAGACCATCAATACGCTGGCCTTTACGGTGGTATTCATCACTACCGGGGGAATAGCCTTATTGGCGCATTTTCTTATGGGCATGCCATGGCCGTTAGCCTTCGTGTTGGGAGCCGTTTTATCTGCCACAGATGCGGTGGCAGCTACGGGTATCACGAAGGGATTGGGCCTCACTCACAAGACACTCACCATCCTCGAGGGAGAAAGCCTCATCAATGATGCCTCCGGTCTGATCGCTTACCGTTTTGCAGTAGCGGCAGTAGCAGGTAGTTCATTTATCTGGTACAAAGCTGGCGGGCAATTTATATTGCTCATTGCTGGTGGGGTGCTGCTGGGAGCTGTTGCAGGAAAGTTGTTACAATTCATCTTACATCATACCAGGCAGAATGGTATAGTAGCTATCAGCTTTACATTACTATTTCCTTTTGTAACGTATTCACTGGCGGAAGACCTGCATGTATCAGGCGTGATCGCGGTGGTGGTATTAGGGGTATTAACGGCCAGGCTCACCAGTATGTATTTTCCTGCTGCTACAAAAGCGCAATCGAAAGCCTTCTGGGATATTATCGTTTTCATCCTGAACGGGCTTGTATTTATTCTTATCGGGCTGGAATTTCCATACGTTATTCATAATGTAAAGAGTATACAGATCCTGCCATTGATCGGTTATAGTTTCCTGATTGTATTCGTGACTATTGCCATCCGGGTAGTACGCATCTTTCTGGAGAGTCACAGGCACTACCTCACTTTCCGTAAAACCGGTACGGACAGGCATAAAAAAGCATTACTGGACTGGAAGACATGTTTGATTGTAGGATGGTCTGGCATGCGTGGTATTGTATCGCTGGCCACGGCACTGGCCCTGCCGGAGAAACTGGATAGCGGAGTGCCTTTTCCACAAAGGGATACTATTATTTTTATTGCGGTAATGGTCGTCGTTATTTCTCTTGTTATGCAGGGGCTGACACTACCGTTGCTGGTAAAATGGTTGAAACTTAGGCCTGATGGGCGTAGGCATTGA
- a CDS encoding MBL fold metallo-hydrolase produces the protein MEAIMADGYVNNAALETIIKDEDWKGTPVDARGRYVNLQHPYSPSFIEVLRWKMKENPFKAEKEKLRWKPEVLTDAAWRNGDDDVIAWMGHCTFFIRIGGVRLLTDPVFGDILAVKRVSPFPVNPILLTKLDYILLSHDHRDHCDKPTLQRLARNNPKATYLTGLGMEPLLKEFTGSELIQEAGWYQQYLTEDVKITYVPARHWGKRGAFDTNRRLWGGFVIESAQRRIYFGGDSGYDTHYQQLKEVFGGFDYALLGIGAFEPEWFMHPVHQSPALAIKAMEELNAGYAIPMHFGTFDLSDEPLDMPLKVFKQVATEHGLEKRIKPLRIGEAWHLA, from the coding sequence ATGGAAGCAATCATGGCAGATGGTTACGTGAACAATGCTGCATTGGAAACGATTATTAAAGATGAAGACTGGAAAGGAACTCCGGTTGATGCACGTGGACGTTATGTTAATCTGCAGCATCCATACTCCCCGTCATTCATAGAAGTACTCCGCTGGAAGATGAAAGAAAACCCTTTCAAAGCGGAGAAGGAAAAACTCCGCTGGAAGCCCGAAGTATTGACAGATGCTGCCTGGCGGAATGGAGATGATGATGTGATTGCATGGATGGGCCATTGTACATTCTTTATTCGCATAGGCGGTGTTCGCCTGCTGACCGATCCTGTATTTGGCGATATCCTCGCAGTGAAAAGAGTGTCTCCATTTCCTGTGAACCCGATTCTATTAACCAAACTGGATTATATCCTGCTCTCTCATGATCATCGTGATCATTGTGATAAACCTACATTGCAACGGTTAGCAAGGAACAACCCCAAAGCAACTTATCTCACGGGGTTGGGAATGGAACCTTTATTAAAAGAGTTCACAGGTTCAGAACTGATCCAGGAAGCCGGTTGGTACCAGCAATACCTGACAGAAGATGTGAAAATCACGTATGTGCCTGCACGTCACTGGGGCAAGCGCGGCGCTTTTGACACCAACCGCCGCTTATGGGGTGGGTTTGTAATAGAGTCTGCACAGCGTCGTATTTATTTCGGTGGCGACAGTGGGTATGATACCCATTACCAGCAATTGAAAGAAGTGTTTGGTGGATTTGATTATGCTTTGCTGGGTATTGGTGCGTTTGAGCCGGAGTGGTTCATGCATCCGGTACATCAGTCCCCCGCACTGGCTATTAAGGCTATGGAAGAGCTGAATGCAGGGTATGCCATTCCTATGCACTTTGGTACTTTTGATTTGTCTGATGAACCACTGGATATGCCGCTGAAAGTTTTTAAACAGGTGGCTACGGAACATGGATTGGAAAAGCGGATCAAGCCGCTCCGCATTGGCGAAGCTTGGCACCTGGCCTGA
- a CDS encoding sugar phosphate isomerase/epimerase, whose translation MSSRRIFMQQAGLIAAGLMLNPSDIFSRSRANTVTKIGIQLYTLRDQLTKDVKDTMQKVATTGYNHVETYYGYTGPKEPVKFWGLDPKALKALLTENKLTTHSGHYQLNDFLTRGNGKDDALKAQLEIAATLGQQYLVVPVPPMNLIARLTGADFQFMASQLNKAGELAKKSGLKVGYHNHFWEFKQLPDVKGTGYDILLKETDPALVVLELDIFWAEKSGIDPVALFKANPGRFAMWHVKDIDKSAAGKITGPGEDEKGLKDLMGEIKFAEVGTGAVDFKKIFANASEAGVKYAFVEQDQITIDPFVSIKKSYDYVKSNLLVR comes from the coding sequence ATGAGCTCTCGGAGAATTTTTATGCAACAAGCCGGCCTGATCGCCGCCGGACTTATGTTGAACCCGTCGGACATCTTCAGCAGAAGTCGCGCAAATACTGTAACTAAGATCGGTATTCAGTTGTACACCCTGCGGGATCAGCTGACCAAAGATGTAAAGGATACTATGCAGAAAGTGGCTACAACCGGCTACAACCATGTTGAAACCTATTATGGCTATACCGGGCCAAAAGAACCGGTTAAGTTCTGGGGGCTGGATCCTAAAGCCCTGAAAGCATTGCTCACCGAGAACAAACTCACTACCCACAGCGGACACTACCAGTTGAATGACTTCCTCACCAGGGGTAATGGCAAAGACGACGCCCTGAAGGCCCAGCTGGAAATCGCCGCTACCCTTGGCCAGCAGTACCTGGTAGTACCCGTACCACCCATGAACCTGATCGCCAGACTGACAGGAGCAGATTTTCAGTTCATGGCTTCCCAGTTGAACAAAGCCGGTGAACTGGCTAAGAAATCCGGCCTCAAAGTCGGCTACCATAACCACTTCTGGGAATTCAAACAACTCCCCGATGTAAAAGGAACCGGTTACGATATCCTGCTCAAAGAAACCGATCCTGCACTGGTGGTACTGGAACTTGACATCTTCTGGGCGGAGAAATCCGGCATAGACCCCGTAGCCCTTTTTAAGGCGAATCCCGGCCGGTTCGCCATGTGGCATGTAAAAGATATCGACAAGTCAGCTGCGGGCAAAATAACCGGTCCTGGTGAAGATGAGAAGGGGTTGAAAGACCTGATGGGTGAAATCAAATTTGCTGAAGTGGGAACAGGTGCGGTAGATTTCAAAAAGATCTTTGCCAATGCCAGTGAAGCAGGGGTAAAATATGCATTCGTAGAACAGGATCAGATCACTATCGATCCTTTTGTAAGTATCAAAAAGAGCTATGACTATGTAAAGTCAAATCTTTTAGTACGATAA
- a CDS encoding glycoside hydrolase, whose product MKIITVVLLAISIPFLISCGKQWQEKVPAAVSAKTIAAAEAAETWETVLDGNSFADYTAFEAAWNYLYPWGSDHNGTARMYGSSTDHNHIYLNNGVLTIKAAKITWDEGTSSSSPYLAIHYHSGAVNTKEHVLVNDQFPNWEVKCDFQVPTVTGSWPAFWLTGVNSWPPESDIMEFKGSATNWQNTFRTSSDVSSTLTTVSSPGSWHTYRAWITKVSDTNVDIHYYIDGVWKAVHNANFVGKPLYVIINMQMEGSSGTPGPTADTYLYAKNIYIGRTRTY is encoded by the coding sequence ATGAAAATCATAACTGTAGTACTGCTAGCTATAAGCATCCCTTTTTTAATTTCCTGTGGTAAGCAATGGCAGGAGAAAGTCCCTGCCGCCGTCAGCGCAAAAACCATTGCTGCTGCCGAAGCTGCCGAAACATGGGAAACAGTATTAGATGGCAATTCATTTGCCGATTACACTGCTTTTGAAGCTGCATGGAACTACCTTTATCCATGGGGTTCCGATCATAACGGTACTGCACGTATGTATGGAAGCAGTACAGATCACAACCACATTTACCTGAACAACGGTGTGCTCACTATCAAAGCGGCAAAGATCACCTGGGACGAGGGCACCAGCTCCTCCAGTCCTTATCTGGCCATTCATTATCATTCAGGTGCAGTCAATACAAAAGAACATGTGCTGGTCAATGACCAGTTTCCCAACTGGGAAGTAAAATGTGATTTTCAGGTACCTACTGTCACCGGCTCCTGGCCGGCTTTCTGGCTCACTGGTGTGAACAGCTGGCCTCCTGAAAGCGATATTATGGAGTTCAAAGGAAGCGCTACCAACTGGCAGAACACTTTCAGAACATCCTCCGATGTATCCAGTACTTTGACCACAGTGTCTTCACCAGGTAGCTGGCATACTTACCGGGCATGGATCACGAAGGTAAGTGATACTAATGTAGACATTCACTACTATATAGACGGTGTTTGGAAAGCGGTACACAATGCCAATTTTGTAGGCAAACCATTGTATGTGATCATTAACATGCAAATGGAAGGATCCAGTGGAACACCCGGGCCTACGGCAGATACGTACCTGTATGCGAAGAATATTTATATAGGCAGAACACGTACTTATTAA
- the cysC gene encoding adenylyl-sulfate kinase translates to MIIQLCGLSGAGKTTIATSVKRKAMAYGTPVEIIDGDNYREFLCKDLGFSKADRCENIRRLGFVASRLSGHGIICIISAINPYHAMREELTSAYEQVKTVFVDCPVTELVQRDTKGLYKRAMLPDNHPDKLRNLTGVNDPFEVPLSPDLHLKTNEKTVTACTNELFNFIQASIQTQTRRYQAVTA, encoded by the coding sequence ATGATTATTCAATTATGCGGACTTTCCGGAGCAGGAAAAACTACAATTGCCACCAGTGTTAAAAGGAAGGCGATGGCGTATGGCACGCCCGTCGAAATCATTGACGGAGACAACTACCGGGAATTCTTATGCAAAGACCTGGGCTTTTCCAAAGCAGACCGTTGCGAAAATATACGCAGACTGGGGTTTGTGGCCAGCCGCCTTTCCGGGCACGGCATTATCTGCATTATCAGTGCGATCAATCCATACCACGCCATGCGCGAGGAACTGACTAGCGCCTATGAACAAGTGAAAACGGTGTTCGTGGATTGCCCGGTGACAGAACTTGTACAGCGGGATACCAAGGGACTTTATAAACGGGCTATGCTACCGGATAACCATCCTGATAAACTGCGTAACCTGACCGGCGTAAACGATCCTTTCGAAGTACCTCTATCGCCAGACCTGCACTTAAAGACCAACGAAAAAACAGTAACGGCCTGCACCAATGAGCTGTTCAATTTTATCCAGGCATCTATTCAAACACAAACCAGACGTTACCAGGCAGTAACAGCATAA
- a CDS encoding phosphatidylinositol-specific phospholipase C1-like protein: MKVAMIALMLGLTAFAFPGEDKLPLNKVQSIGSHNSYKIAIDPKVMEVIRQHAGEGAKGLEYTHISLEQQLDLGLRGLELDVYADSAGGKYVHPFVLEQLGLKPVYNTDVMKEPGFKVFHMQDVDVNSNCPTFKIALEQLKNWSNAHPDHSPVFITMNAKDEISKRPEFTKPEPFTPAVYDRLDKEIIDYLGKDKLITPDDIRGRDKTLEAAVLKGHWPTVGQAKGKFIFILDEKDPKMSDYMQGHPSLKGRVLFVNAPAGKPEAAIMIINDAIKDQALIKQMVAKGYIVRTRADADTKEARTNDYTRYKAACESGAQIITTDYYQKSTLFPSEYIVNFGNNEYSRKDIR; encoded by the coding sequence ATGAAAGTAGCCATGATTGCCTTAATGCTGGGCCTTACAGCATTCGCATTTCCCGGGGAGGATAAATTACCGTTGAACAAAGTCCAGAGCATCGGATCCCACAACAGTTATAAGATCGCTATTGATCCAAAAGTAATGGAAGTCATCCGCCAGCATGCCGGCGAGGGCGCCAAAGGACTGGAATACACCCACATTTCACTGGAACAGCAGCTGGACCTCGGTCTCAGAGGCCTTGAGCTGGACGTATATGCGGATAGTGCAGGCGGTAAATACGTGCACCCCTTTGTATTGGAGCAGTTAGGCCTGAAACCAGTATATAACACTGATGTGATGAAGGAGCCAGGTTTTAAAGTGTTTCATATGCAGGATGTGGATGTGAACAGCAATTGTCCAACCTTCAAAATAGCGCTGGAACAATTGAAGAACTGGTCCAATGCGCATCCGGATCATTCTCCTGTATTTATTACTATGAATGCGAAAGATGAGATCTCCAAACGTCCGGAATTCACCAAACCAGAGCCATTTACTCCCGCAGTATACGACCGCCTCGACAAAGAAATTATCGATTATTTAGGAAAAGATAAACTGATCACACCTGATGATATCCGTGGCAGGGACAAAACCCTGGAAGCTGCGGTGCTGAAAGGACATTGGCCTACCGTAGGACAGGCAAAAGGGAAGTTTATTTTTATCCTCGATGAGAAGGATCCAAAAATGTCCGATTATATGCAGGGACATCCTTCACTGAAAGGACGGGTGCTATTTGTAAATGCACCTGCCGGAAAACCCGAAGCGGCGATTATGATCATCAACGATGCAATCAAAGACCAGGCACTCATTAAACAGATGGTCGCAAAAGGATACATTGTTCGCACAAGAGCAGATGCCGATACAAAAGAGGCAAGAACAAATGATTACACCAGGTACAAAGCTGCCTGTGAATCAGGTGCCCAGATTATTACAACGGATTACTATCAAAAAAGTACTTTATTTCCATCTGAGTATATCGTAAACTTTGGTAATAACGAGTATAGCCGGAAAGATATCAGATAG